One window of Athalia rosae chromosome 2, iyAthRosa1.1, whole genome shotgun sequence genomic DNA carries:
- the LOC105688216 gene encoding cilia and flagella-associated protein 47-like isoform X3 encodes MNICQNKRSPSPTKMQMNEKGDDANVGGGSMSMARADADILNANTALNIKANYIEYDSVRLSPRYMEFKDALEGMTFRQLFIIQNMGKHPAHIRICAPNSIAFKIKTLQRGMFLSPGLRILRWVHYSYKRTSVLHTMIPIYINWNYIDYHVICTQATEKLSIEPSSLDFGLVDIGSTSGIKILTLKNDGGKTTRFAIDLGPNEIDLSIKPMRGLVHAHSKILLRVEVIGVEEGTLVGEFWIKSSRNIQVPVKVNIIIPRLVVYHPNTTGDFTLIDFPSTFAGTTRRDTLILRSLSAQVSNFVVLGEIDSDLIPIKNINVEKHPAFQVFSIHPHEGRMDPFEGRVFNIAFSPTIKVIKDLEELRKQGSQDFMVFVRIFRVHCTEVEDIIRKEIGMDDRVEEPFKKVQLLEPGSAESLALSENEAPEPPGYETVRLCLYGVTEEPRLNFVPDEYHFGDISLGETVGRELTISNPSPSISVVYKFVPTTGVRCQPTSGRINQKDSHQVLVTVIGNYNVKPPFKIAFDIIVKTCMANDAKPSFVTAKRCRILGWYNLVTPPVKDSLKKENNHQVVNASYFSDLNVEYALTPEEAEFRSRHHFYWSDYLRLRRTRKRATILKNPVVEYFEPITDCKDLMSAKLPKIKEISAAKTMLGKAAALKVVNKARDEMLVPLSPLQIYNVKIAPTVLAYDSVRSFVVIFVQEPYCLEISVIILMQVAPKSTNYRTLRVENLNAFPVMLRLISLVSKAISFPNGSLIILQPGEQTTKIVEYRAQRLGKFNTYIDYVINDNHSFAMTITANVVVKSLNLNVKQITFGKEYLPREAYQPSSLFVEIKNKLDANTSFLWDLRSNCSFSVYPMSGEVRGNRTLFAEVTYDPVSSKSSNTEAVMTSESGTWVNLKIDVVPKKPDVAFINETINLDRIPLNMATTINGVLHNAEFSEVTFQVDQSKLVCGCEVFPQHGIIPPRGIVILEVKMRFDACFKFSITVDVLVQKCLQLQMKLIGQVSYPMLKLSPETISMKRISVDAFATHLLTASNDGKTILKVEFLLDEYPGFNASLSPHREDPGIDSKGLTIAPGASVSIYLHFIPIDVASYAFYLPIVINEIIGPAALDGLKSIKPSDFLKPRESYYAHFPGIEITELPQIFPTVFVDCTVSGHVISFSQYIFSFDFASNKVEDKLQIFNETVQEVSFIIRIDDFTQLKSPFTITWISGVKPTFTSVSIFCTLQPQEEIIFLLEFKPFDYGKFKIEAPIFVRGELQGDIFSSLILSGRKLVSCIVSDKRELYFAPVPLGVETEQKLMIKVCRCENNHEIKAVVIKPKKLNGTYSDNCILVKFLKGNVITGNESNEELEVYVTFRSEFPVAFSTDIEFRVGDVAACSIRVCVIADNCILTTYGYLRGGIEHNGFTRPAERYSYPSISSRGENSSSLTKQEIAFEEHIDSATKRLSIQSGISGTSQKSFKNTEIRSGHSQNDENLENNYEGVSLNSKILSALPPVFDHYIKLSMTGYPYFPIIKSGETDSHSQRTLTAAEQWMFASGFKFNFYPSIVDGITGVMSGVCSITSTFSDRRKAHTVNQSFIDILVSLAGTDVLKYIGDPSEIPKNPMDRASYTLKLYENALKFLEVQGAFLPHVNPEFLLSYNDYLLNDPQGRSILADQLALESDTIVWPEKMLRDLFQARSKQYWLDVALQTFKTLVLQRVSLKNLKEITKVPWNQRDSSESGLESSTLSVLEYLASKESAQDGTRDKTEYSTEETLLLNWLDYHFERQQFEGWMMDDRVNPNPQARGDVIESRKVSNFESDLADGLVLIAVTAAHCSYLIPDHFKNIYITPRNVEEIHHNAICLTAAWRKIRLGFMITPAQITSPNCVQMVMLVTHLFRTLPTYLPSAKVQFCCPLSETLTRQISFTNATDYTVSYLFEFIGNEMNLFTAVTSKPVITLDAHGTGSFKIQFCARKIADTQD; translated from the exons ATGAATATTTGTCAGAATAAACGTTCACCCAGTCCAACCAAGATGCAGATGAACGAGAAAGGGGATGACGCAAATGTTGGTGGAGG ATCTATGAGCATGGCACGAGCTGATGCTGATATTCTGAACGCCAATACAGCGTTAAATATTAAAGCAAATTATATCGAATATGACTCCGTTAGACTATCTCCACGCTATATGGAATTCAAAGACGCCCTGGAAGGTATGACGTTTCGTCAACTGTTCATCATTCAAAATATGGGAAAACATCCAGCCCATATTCGTATCTGCGCACCAAATTCAATA GCATTTAAAATCAAAACTCTGCAACGAGGGATGTTTCTTAGCCCAGGGTTGAGGATATTGCGGTGGGTGCATTACTCGTATAAGAGGACCTCCGTTTTACACACCATGATCCCTATTTACATCAACTGGAATTACATCGACTACCACGTAATCTGCACCCAAGCAACCGAGAAGTTATCCATAGAACCGTCATCTTTGGATTTTGGACTGGTAGACATTGGCTCCACGTctggaataaaaatacttACTTTGAAAAACGATGGCGGTAAAACTACCAG ATTTGCCATTGACCTGGGGCCTAATGAAATAGATTTGTCTATAAAACCAATGCGAGGACTTGTGCATGCACATTCTAAAATACTTCTTCGAGTTGAAGTAATTGGTGTGGAAGAAGGCACTTTAGTTGGAGAGTTCTG GATAAAATCATCTCGAAATATACAGGTCCCTGTCAAAGTTAACATAATCATACCGCGTTTGGTGGTTTACCATCCAAACACAACCGGTGACTTTACTCTGATAGATTTTCCCTCTACATTTGCTGGAACGACACGACGTGACACGTTAATATTGAGGAGCCTCTCAGCACAAGTTTCAAACTTCGTCGTTCTTGGAGAAATAGACAGTGACTTGATCCCCATCAAG AATAtcaacgttgaaaaacacccGGCATTCCAAGTATTTTCCATACACCCACATGAGGGACGAATGGATCCATTCGAAGGCAGGGTCTTTAATATTGC CTTCTCGCCAACCATCAAAGTTATCAAAGATTTAGAAGAATTACGAAAACAAGGTAGCCAGGACTTTATGGTTTTTGTACGCATATTCAGAGTTCATTGTACCGAGGTGGAAGAcataatta GAAAAGAAATAGGAATGGATGACAGAGTGGAAGAGCCGTTCAAAAAAGTACAATTGT TGGAACCGGGTTCAGCAGAATCCTTAGCGCTGTCAGAAAACGAGGCTCCGGAACCACCCGGATACGAAACTGTTCGCTTATGCTTATACGGGGTAACAGAAGAACCCCGTTTAAACTTTGTACCTGATGAATATCATTTCGGTGATATTTCATTAGGAGAAACAGTCGGTCGAGAACTCACGATATCGAACCCATCTCCTTCTATCTCGGTTGTATATAAGTTTGTCCCAACTACCGGTGTCCGTTGTCAACCTACATCTGGGCGGATAAATCAAAAAGACAGTCATCAAGTTCTGGTGACTGTTATCGGAAACTATAACG TTAAACCACCCTTCAAAATAGCGTTCGATATCATTGTCAAAACTTGCATGGCAAATGATGCAAAACCATCCTTTGTGACTGCAAAACGATGCCGTATCCTTGGTTGGTACAATCTGGTCACCCCTCCGGTAAAAGAtagtttaaaaaaagaaaacaaccaTCAAGTAGTTAATGCCAGCTATTTTTCCGACTTAAACGTCGAGTACGCTTTAACTCCAGAAGAAGCTGAATTCAGATCACGTCATCATTTTTACTGGTCTGATTATCTTCGGCTTAGAAGAACTCGGAAAAGAgcgacaattttgaaaaatccggTAGTGGAGTATTTTGAACCGATAACCGATTGCAAGGATTTGATGTCTGCTAAATtaccgaaaataaaagagatctCCGCAGCGAAAACAATGTTGGGCAAAGCAGCTGCTCTCAAAGTAGTGAATAAGGCGAGGGATGAAATGCTTGTGCCACTATCGCCATTGCAAATTTACAATGTTAAGATAGCTCCAACTGTCCTTGCGTATGACTCGGTTAGAagttttgttgttatttttgttcaagAGCCTTATTGCCTTGAAATATCTGTTATAATTTTGATGCAGGTTGCACCTAAGAGTACGAACTACCGCACGTTACGTGTAGAGAATCTGAACGCTTTTCCAGTTATGCTACGTCTGATCAGCTTGGTATCAAAAGCGATTAGTTTTCCAAACGGATCCTTAATAATCCTCCAACCTGGTGAACAGACTACGAAGATAGTTGAATACCGAGCTCAAAGACTCGGCAAATTCAATACATATATCGATTACGTTATCAATGATAACCATTCCTTTGCAATGACAATCACAGCCAATGTAGTCGTCAAATCTTTGAATCTCAATGTCAAGCAAATAACTTTTGGCAAAGAGTATTTACCACGAGAAGCTTATCAGCCTTCTAGTTTGTTTGTTGAAATAAAGAACAAGTTGGATGCAAATACAAGTTTCTT GTGGGATTTGCGCTCAAATTGCAGCTTTTCGGTATATCCAATGTCTGGTGAGGTGAGGGGAAATCGCACTTTATTTGCAGAAGTAACTTATGATCCAGTTTCCTCAAAATCTAGTAATACGGAGGCTGTGATGACCAGTGAATCTGGTACATGGGTTAATCTGAAAATAGACGTCGTACCAAAAAAGCCAGACGTTGCATTTATCAATGAAACCATCAACTTGGATAGAATACCATTAAACATGGCTACAACTATCAACGGAGTTCTCCACAATGCCGAGTTTAGCGAGGTCACATTTCAAGTAGACCAATCCAAATTGGTTTGCGGATGCGAAGTATTTCCACAGCATGGTATCATCCCCCCGCGTGGCATCGTCATACTAGAA gtgAAGATGAGATTTGACGCATGCTTTAAGTTCTCCATAACAGTTGACGTTTTGGTACAGAAGTGCTTACAGCTGCAGATGAAGTTAATTGGCCAAGTATCATACCCAATGTTAAAGCTATCGCCGGAAACAATTAGTATGAAAAGAATTAGCGTCGATGCATTTGCTACACATTTGTTGACTGCTAGCAATGATGGAAAAACTATTCTCAAAGTGGAATTTCTTCTTGATGAATACCCTGGTTTTAACGCTTCTCTTTCTCCACACAGAGAAGATCCTGGTATAG ACTCTAAGGGACTAACCATAGCACCGGGTGCATCTGTATCAATTTATCTACACTTCATTCCAATTGATGTTGCCAGTTACGCCTTTTATCTGCCTATtgttataaatgaaataataggCCCAGCCGCCCTCGATGGTCTAAAGTCTATTAAACCATCCGATTTTTTGAAACCTCGTGAATCTTATTACGCTCATTTCCCTGGCATTGAAATCACTGAACTTccgcaaatttttccaactgtTTTTGTCGATTGTACGGTGTCTGGACATGTTATATCATTCAGTCAATATATATTCAGTTTTGACTTCGCATCAAACAAG GTCGAAGATAAATTGCAAATATTCAATGAAACTGTTCAAGAGGTTTCATTCATTATTCGTATCGATGATTTCACACAGCTGAAAAGTCCCTTCACGATCACATGGATCTCTGGCGTTAAGCCAACTTTTACATCAGTTTCAATCTTTTGCACACTTCAGCCTCAAGAGgagattatttttctacttgAATTCAAACCATTTGATTATGGAAAATTTAAGATCGAAGCTCCGATATTTGTCAGAGGAGAACTCCAAGGCGATATATTCAGTAGTCTTATTCTCAGTGGAAGAAAACTTGTGAGTTGCATCGTCTCTGATAAAAGAGAACTGTACTTTGCACCTGTACCACTCGGTGTTGAAactgaacaaaaattaatgatcAAAGTTTGTCGCTGTGAAAATAATCACGAGATAAAAGCTGTTGTAATAAAGcccaaaaaattgaacggtaCTTACTCGGATAATTGCATACTCGTGAAATTCCTCAAAGGAAACGTAATCACCGGTAATGAAAG CAATGAAGAACTCGAAGTCTATGTGACATTCCGAAGCGAATTTCCAGTCGCTTTCAGCACTGATATAGAGTTTCGTGTAGGCGATGTAGCTGCATGCTCTATACGTGTCTGTGTCATTGCAGATAATTGCATTTTAACAACTTATGGTTACTTGCGAGGCGGTATTGAGCACAATGGATTTACACGGCCAGCAGAGAGATATTCGTACCCATCGATATCGTCACGGGGTGAAAATAGCTCATCATTGACCAAACAAGAAATCGCTTTCGAGGAACAT ATTGACTCTGCTACGAAGAGGCTCAGTATTCAATCTGGTATAAGTGGAACAAgccaaaaatcatttaaaaacaCTGAAATAAGATCGGGACATAGTCAAAATGAtgagaatttggaaaataattatgaaggGGTCTCACTGAATTCAAAGATATTGAGCGCGCTGCCGCCAGTTTTTGATcattatataaaattatcgatGACTGGATACCCATACTTTCCTATTATTAAATCCGG tgaGACCGATAGTCACTCTCAACGAACTCTTACCGCTGCAGAGCAATGGATGTTTGCCAGTggatttaaatttaatttttatccaagTATCGTCGATGGCATTACCGGAGTGATGTCTGGTGTCTGTTCGATAACATCTACGTTTAGTGACAGGCGAAAAGCGCACACGGTCAACCAATCCTTCATTGATATATTAGTATCACTTGCTGGAACAGATGTGCTCAAATATATTGGAGATCC ttccGAAATACCTAAAAATCCTATGGACAGAGCAAGCTATACCCTTAAACTGTACGAAAATGCCCTGAAATTTTTAGAAGTTCAAGGGGCGTTCTTACCGCACGTAAATCCAGAGTTTCTTCTCAGTTAcaatgattatttattaaatGATCCACAAGGCAGATCTATA TTAGCAGATCAACTGGCATTGGAATCCGACACCATAGTATGGCCTGAAAAAATGCTGAGGGATCTTTTTCAAGCTCGCAGCAAACAGTACTGGCTTGACGTAGCTCTGCAAACATTTAAAACCTTAGTTCTTCAGCGAGTCagcctgaaaaatttgaaagaaataacaaaagtCCCTTGGAACCAACGAGATTCAAGCGAATCTGGTTTAGAATCGAGCACGCTTag TGTGCTTGAATATTTGGCATCAAAAGAAAGCGCTCAGGATGGGACAAGAGATAAAACCGAATATTCTACCGAAGAAACTCTACTATTGAACTGGCTGGATTACCACTTCGAGCGGCAACAATTTGAGGGGTGGATGATGGACGACAGAGTTAATCCAAACCCGCAAGCCCGCGGAGATGTAATCGAATCGAGAAAagtatcaaattttgaaagcgaTCTTGCCGATGGTTTAGTATTAATCGCCGTTACTGCTGCTCATTGTTCATACTTGATTCCTGATCACTTCAAAAATATCTACATCACTCCACGGAATGTGGAAGAG ATTCATCACAATGCTATATGCCTTACCGCTGCTTGGAGAAAAATTCGGCTCGGTTTTATGATAACACCTGCTCAAATTACTTCGCCGAATTGTGTTCAAATGGTGATGCTCGTCACTCACTTATTTCGTACACTTCCAACTTATTTACCAAGCGCAAAG gTTCAATTCTGTTGCCCTTTATCAGAAACTCTTACTCGCCAAATATCTTTCACCAATGCAACGGACTATACCGTCAGTTATCTTTTCGAATTCATTGGGaacgaaatgaatttatttaccgCAGTAACGTCTAAGCCAGTTATAACTCTCGATGCTCACGGAACCGGTAGCTTCAAGATTCAATTTTGCGCAAGAAAAATTGCGGATACTCAAG ATTGA